From Musa acuminata AAA Group cultivar baxijiao chromosome BXJ3-8, Cavendish_Baxijiao_AAA, whole genome shotgun sequence, one genomic window encodes:
- the LOC135645632 gene encoding fatty-acid-binding protein 3, chloroplastic-like, with protein MACVIAFSARPPSCTSHCRPKLHSVLQWRGLHCGSSKFPSTAPAPLLLTHPLGRTRPDSTPRASVGSADYVVEPGTSVKFPKELQVPGCSSSLVLLGTGYREKVFAIIGVKVYSAGFYADLSIRNTFDSWKGKSSTELLEDSSLFSSIFHAPLEKSLNIMLVRDVDGKTFWTALDDVISPRIKKPTADDESTLSTFQNTFQGRDLKRGTMIFLTWVEPSKMLISISSSGFPSNVDAEIKSMNVNLALYDGFFGDNPVSPTLKASVADGLRMLHG; from the exons ATGGCTTGCGTCATCGCTTTCTCTGCCCGTCCTCCGTCATGCACTTCCCACTGCCGACCGAAGCTTCACTCCGTCCTCCAATGGCGCGGGTTGCACTGTGGCTCATCCAAATTCCCATCGACCGCTCCGGCGCCGCTCCTCCTCACTCACCCCCTTGGGAGAACCCGCCCCGATTCCACTCCCAGAGCCTCAG TCGGGAGCGCCGATTATGTCGTGGAGCCCGGGACGAGTGTTAAGTTCCCCAAGGAGTTGCAGGTTCCAGGCTGCTCCAGCTCTTTGGTTCTACTTGGCACAG GCTATAGGGAGAAGGTCTTTGCCATTATTGGTGTCAAGGTGTATTCTGCTGGTTTCTATGCCGATTTGTCTATCAGGAATACATTTGACAGCTGGAAAGGGAAATCATCGACTGAACTTTTAGAGGATTCCTCATTGTTCAGTTCCATCTTCCATG CACCTTTGGAGAAATCACTAAATATCATGCTAGTTAGAGACGTTGATGGTAAAACTTTTTGGACTGCCTTGGATGATGTTATTTCTCCGAGAATCAAGAAGCCAACGGCCGATGACGAATCCACACTATCAACTTTCCAAAACACCTTTCAAGGGCGTGATCTTAAAAGAGGAACTATGATATTTTTGACCTGGGTGGAGCCATCGAAAATGCTG ATTTCCATCTCGTCTAGTGGGTTTCCTTCAAATGTTGATGCTGAAATCAAGTCCATGAATGTCAACTTGGCACTTTATGATGGGTTCTTTGGAGATAATCCTGTTTCCCCTACTTTAAAGGCCTCGGTTGCTGATGGGTTGAGAATGTTGCATGGTTAG
- the LOC135644188 gene encoding uncharacterized protein LOC135644188, protein MRRPTPASRVGRDAVARAVDALLKWLLRSSNTKRRLHDEAEDDFVYLVLTLKKIPHRRRPFAFRVPLPRSPHSSACLLVDDRPKSALSPAAARAQVRDLALPVSNVLGLSELRSLCRSPEARRSLADSHDLFLADSRLAPLFPSLLGNLFFSKKKKKSKNKTPVPLDLALRSWPEELRRVCGSTLFHLGPGTCSLGKVGRASLGRDEVIDNVLAAIEGVVGHVPNKWKNVKCLHLKATASLALPLYRATQFGIRTEGSDDEEEEEEEERGAEDEHEQDEGALDVIGDEQNRMKRTKNKSEKTKTNDATAIKRRKVKHGTE, encoded by the exons ATGCGG CGGCCCACCCCGGCTTCCAGGGTGGGGCGGGACGCCGTCGCCCGCGCGGTGGACGCCCTTCTCAAGTGGCTCCTCCGCTCCTCCAACACGAAGCGCCGCCTCCACGACGAAGCCGAAGACGACTTCGTTTACCTGGTCCTCACGCTCAAGAAGATCCCCCACCGCCGTCGCCCCTTCGCCTTCCGCGTCCCCCTCCCCCGCTCCCCCCACTCCTCCGCCTGCCTCCTCGTCGACGACCGCCCCAAGTCCGCCCTCTCCCCCGCCGCTGCCCGCGCCCAAGTCCGCGATCTCGCGCTCCCCGTTTCCAACGTTCTGGGCCTCTCCGAGCTCCGCTCCCTCTGCCGCTCCCCCgaggctcgccgctccctcgcggacTCCCACGACCTCTTCCTCGCCGACAGCCGCCTCGCCCCCCTCTTCCCTTCCCTCCTCGGTAACCTCTTCttcagcaagaagaagaagaagagcaaaaacAAGACCCCCGTGCCGCTCGACCTCGCCCTCCGCTCGTGGCCGGAGGAGCTCCGGCGGGTATGCGGGTCGACGCTGTTCCATCTGGGGCCGGGCACTTGTAGCCTGGGCAAGGTGGGTCGGGCTTCCCTGGGGAGGGATGAGGTCATCGACAACGTGTTGGCCGCGATCGAGGGCGTCGTCGGGCACGTGCCGAATAAGTGGAAGAACGTGAAGTGCCTTCATCTGAAAGCGACCGCGTCGTTGGCATTGCCCCTCTACCGGGCGACGCAGTTCGGTATCAGAACTGAGGGTTCcgacgatgaggaggaggaggaggaggaagaacgaGGTGCCGAAGATGAGCACGAACAAGATGAGGGTGCGCTCGATGTCATCGGCGATGAGCAAAACAGGATGAAGAGGACCAAGAACAAATCAGAGAAGACGAAGACCAACGATGCGACGGCGATCAAGAGAAGGAAGGTTAAACATGGCACCGAGTGA